The region CTGCATGAACTGGTGCAAAGTACCCATGAATTTGATGCAGGCCGCTAAGGATAGATAACGGTGGAGTGGGCAGCCAGTGATGATACGCTAAGTCAGGCCGACCGTTTGCGGGTCGCGCAGTTTGTCGATCAAATCGCCGGTATTCAGCTGCCTGAATCAAAAAAGGTGCTGATAGAAACGCGTTTACGCAAGCGGCAAAAAGCGCTGGGTTACGGGTCACTCAAAGAGTATGTCGATGATGTATTAACTCATCGTAGTAGTGAATTTGAGCTGACTCATTTTCTCGATGCGCTTACGACCAACAAAACGGGCTTCTACCGAGAAGCGGAGCATTTCGAGTTTCTGGTGAGTTACATCGTCAAGCATAGGATGACGCAGGCAAGCCCATATCGAGTTTGGAGTGCGGGTTGTTCCTCAGGTGAAGAGCCTTATACCCTCGCGATTGAGCTATCAGAGTTAGCGGGAAAATTGCCCCATTTCACATCCGAAATTACCGCCACTGACATTTCTGTCTCTTGTTTGGCTGTGGCCAAGAAAGCCATTTACAGCCACGACAAAATTGAAATGATGCCGATGGAGAAAAGGCGTAGGCACTTGTTGCGCGCCAAAAATAAAACAGACCCCCGTATTATGATTGCGCCTGAGACTGCCAGTCATGTGGCATTTAGTGAGTTCAATTTAAAAACCGGTGATTACACCGCCTTTAAGCAGCAATTTAGTGCCATATTTTGTCGTAATGTCATGATTTATTTTAGTAATACTGACAGACAAACCCTCACAGATCGTTTCGCTGCTAGCCTTAAAGAGGGGGGGCTACTGTTTATTGGTCACTCGGAATCACTGATGGATCAACATAATCGATTTGAACGACTCGTTCCGACGATATATCGCAAAAGAGGATAATCCCTAAATGATTAAGGTGATGATCATTGATGATTCAGCGCTCGTTAGGCAGGCGCTACAAGAGGTTCTAAGTAAAGATGAACAACTTGAAGTGATCGCAACAGCGCAAGACCCTTACATCGCTGTGGAAAAAATGAAAAAGCAAGTTCCTGATGTGATTGTGCTCGATATCGAAATGCCCAAGATGGATGGCGTGACCTTTTTAACCAAATTGATGAGTCAGCATCCTATCCCTGTGGTGATTTGCTCTTCGCTGGTGGGTAATGGGTCACCCATGTTTATCAAAGCGTTGGAAGCTGGCGCGGTGGATATTATTCAAAAGCCGCAGTCGGGAACGAAGCAATTTATCCATGATTCGGGCTTGATGATTTGTGATACGGTCAAAGCGGCTGCCCAAGCGAGGCTCAATAAAACGAGAAGTATTTCGCGCCCGGAGAAGAAAAATACCGCCGATGCGGTGCTGGCACCGGGTAGTGACCGAAAAGCCTTAGCCGAAACCACTGACAAAATCATTTTAATTGGCGCATCGACAGGTGGCACCGAAGCGATTCGTGAAGTATTGGAGCGCATGCCACTTGGATGTCCTGGGATCGTTATTGTGCAGCATATGCCTGAAGGCTTTACCAAATCTTTTGCCACCCGATTAGATTCGTTATGCCAAATTTCGGTGAAAGAGGCAGAAAATGGCGATTCGGTGCTCAATGGTCGCGCCTTAATTGCCCCGGGCAACAAACACACCTTAATTAAGCGCAACGGCGCGAGATATTATGTCGAGGTTCGTGATGGCCCGCTGGTCTCGCGCCATCGTCCATCGGTTGATGTGCTGTTTCGTTCGGGCGCTAAATATGCAGGAAGAAATGCGGTGGCCACACTGCTCACTGGCATGGGGGATGATGGCGCGAATGGCATGGTTGAACTCAAAGAAGCGGGAGCTTGGACTTGCGCTCAAGATGAGGCGACCAGTGTGGTCTATGGTATGCCCAAAGAGGCATTTGTGCGTGGTGGCACTGACAAACAGTTGCCGCTGACCAAAATAGCAGACGAGTTGCTCAAGGCAACGCGACTTAATCTGATATGAAAAAAAGAGTGATTCTGCATGCTGGCGACTATTTCTTTGGCACTGCTCGTCATGAAGTCGCCACCTTGCTGGGATCATGTGTTTCGGTAACCTTGTGGCATCCCCAATTGAAAATTGGCGGTATGTGTCACTTCGCGCTGCCGGAAAATCATTTCATCAATCCACGCTTTAATCCACGCTTTGCCGATGACTGCTATCAGCTGTTTCAACGTTCAGCGGCAAAACATAATACGCATTTAGAAGAATACCAAGCGAAGATTTTTGGTGGTGGCAATATGTATGAAAAAATGCCACAAGCGCGCAATATCCTCTCCTCGGTAGAACGCCTGCCCGTTGGCGAAAAGAATGTGATGTCAGCGGTGTCGTTTGTTACTCAGGCCAATATTCCCTTACTTGTGGCGCATGTGGGCGAGTTTGGTTATCGCAATATCATCTTTGATATTGAAACGGGCGATGTGTGGGTGCGTTTTACCCCCATCCATCGTCAAGGAGACCAATCCAGCTTGTCTGGTGGTTTCTAAACATTCTTTTCCTTTGACGCAATCTCTCATAGCCACAATCATCGCCAGTTAGAGCGTTATAGCGGCCTGTTGGCGACTTTCCCAAGCATCACGGTTACCGAAAAACAGTGGTTAGCTTGTTGAGCAAAACTCAATGTGTAGTGGCATTGCTGGCAAAGGTTATTCACGATCGATAAGCCCAAACCAAAACGCTGGTTACTGGTACGTGAACTGTCCACCTGATAGAGCGGTTGAGTGATGTTAGTGAGCTGATCTTCGGTCAATTTCACATGATGGGGATTGGTGACCCTAAGAAAAGCACGCTGACCTTCTTGATACCACAACACCTCAACCTCGCTCTCTGCTGGGCTGTAAAACAGCGCGTTATCGAGTAGGTTGGTTAAGATGGTTTCCATCACAAAACTGTCTGCGACGATCCGTTCCATGGCCTGATAATGCACTTTTAGCCGTTGTTGCAATTGGGGGTATTTAAACTGCAGCGCCAACTGCACGCGATTGGTGAGGTCGGCAAGACAAATCGGCTCTTGCGTTAAGGTTAACGATGGGGATGAGGCGCGTTGCAGCAGCAATAAGTTCTCCACAATCGCTTTCATTCGCTGCGCAATGTGCAGAATATCGTCGGGGTAGGTTTTACTGATGCGCTCATCGTCTGGGTAGAGCAAATGGATTTCACTCAGCGCTAAAATCTCCGCGATGGGAGTTTTTAACTCATGGGCGATGTCGCTGGTAATGCGCTTTTCATTGGCAACCAATTGGCTGTTTGCATCAATGAACGCATTAAGCTCATTGCGAATCGGCTCTATCTCTTTCACCGGTCTGGCCGGTTGGACAAAATGCGAAACGTATGCGCCGCTTTGTTTTAATTCACTAAACTGTTTTAGCTCTTCATTGAGTTTAACCAAGGGAGCTAGCCCTTTTAAAATCAGCAGATTAGTGATGTAACGAACCAAAGCCATGGCAATTAAAAAGCTGCTCACCAGTAAGATATCGACAATCCATAACACATCAAGAGAGTGGGCCGATTCATACACAGTTAAGTGCAGTGGCTTGGTGCCAGTTGGCGCGTTTTTGGGCAAAAAGGTTGAAATGAGCGCTCGGCCTTCTTCACCGTTAGGCATGGTGATCGGAAATACGCGGTCTTTACCCACTGGCAGCGTTGAGCGAATCAGGTTGCGGTCGGGAAAACGCTTTAAATTCTCGGAGCGAATCAGCGTGTTGTCTTCTTGCCACAGTTGGAAAAACTGTGGGTGCTTCTCTTTTTGATATTGCGGCATCACCTGCTTATCAAAGCTCATCACCAACTGCCCATCTTCTAGGGTCACTTGTGATTTAAGATAATTGGCGCGGTTAACCATAGCGGCATCAAACTGCTCTTCAACCCAGTGATCCATTCCGGTATCGACAGAAAGAAACACCACCAACAAAATGGCACCAAAAATCAGCGATACGGAGTTCACCAAATTGCTTTGGATTGATGCCATGGAGTTTTGATACCGTTTACCAATATAGGGCAGAGAGCTGATGAATCGTCGCACAGAGGGTTCCTAAGCTAAAGGGGTCGAGTTTACTGGCTGATGGTGTAACCAAATCCGCGTTTATTTTGGATCGGCAATTGACCATCGACGGCGCGAATTTTTCGGCGAATCGCGCTGATATGCACCTCAATGGCGTTTTTGGACAAATAGTCATAATGACCCACCACCGCCTCACTGATGCTTTCTAAGCTGACCACACGGTTGGGCTTGCTAAATAAACATTCCACGATTTTAAATTCATTGGGAGTGAGCTCAATCGGTTGATTTTGATAGGTGAAAGCGCGTGATGCGAGATTGAGCCTAAAATCACCGACGCTTAAGCTGTCGTCACTGTTTTCTAAACCACCGCGGCGCATCAAGGTGAGAATGCGGGCGTGTAACTCATCAAATGAGAACGGTTTAGTGAGATAGTCATCAGCACCTTTGAGTAATCCGTTGACTCGGTCTTGCGTTTGGTTTTTGGCCGACAGTATCAGCACCCGAGCGGTGTTGTTTTTACTGCGCAGAGTTTGTAGCAATTCCATTCCATCTAGGTTAGGCAACATGAGATCTAAAATGATCACATCGTAACTGTTTTGCAGCGCCATACTGAGTCCAATCGCGCCATCTCCGGTTTCATCGGTGGCAAAACCGAGGTGATTTAACCCCACCACTAAACTGCGACGTAATATTTCTGAATCTTCAATAATTAATATTTTCATAATGGATGTAATGCTAAGTGCCTATCGGCTTAATAATAATGTGAACATTTTGCTTGTCCACTCGTTGTCTTATTAGTCAGTGCCGAGGAAATAAAGTTTCGCCGCTGGTGGAGCAAAGTGATGGCAGTAAAAATGCGAAGCATGTTTAAAACGGCCAAGACTGCGCAAGTGACAGCGTGGTGTTTACCACCACATTCTCTAAGCTCTTATTTTGGATAAATAATAACTCAAGTGAGTGCACTGAAGGTAAATACCATAACTGAATGACCAAGCAGAGAAAAGCGCCGCTACTGAGCATTCTCGCTTTGGTCACTGACAGTGAGTGGTTTTGGCAGGATTGCCATAATGCATTAAATAATAGGGATAAAAAATAGGCCGCAAGCGTTACGCTCAGTAGCATTAAGCACAGGTATTTGTACTGATGGAGCTTGAGTGGTGATTGAAAAATAAACTCCATTGCCGATTTAATAAGAGCAAAAGTTGGCCGATGTTCAAAATGAGTAATAAAAAATGGCGTCACCATTTCACCGAGTATCGTAATCAGTGTGATGGTTAATAAATAGAGTTTCAATAACGGTTTAAAGCGACACTGTGTGTGCGTAAAGAGAGTGATATTTTCTAGCACGGCCACTGGTATAAAGAGCACGCTGAGGGTAATTAAATCTATGGCGAATCCGTAGCAACTAATATCTGGTAAATCGACGTCGCCAAATAATAACCGGCTATCCCAAATCGTAAAAAAGAGCCTTGCTAGGGTAAGCCCGAGCAAATTGATTAGGGCAAAGGTAAACCATACCGGCACCAATGAAAGTGGCTTGGCGTTAGCAACGGTTCGATTAAGATGCCACGGTGTCATAAGGAGACTCAATAATAGCTAAGGCTCCTTTCATTTAGGCGAAAGGAAAACCTAAGTGAAAGGAGCGCAACGGATGATCAATTAATGCAAGCCAGCGACTGACAAACAACTCGTCTTTATTACGATTGCGGAATCAGGAGAGCTGTTTGCAATTGTGTGTAATATCTAACTGCTCATTATCCACTGTAGTTGAAATTCCATATAAGCCCAGCAACGTGTGGAACAGGTTGTCATGAGATAGCGAGTCCTTTTGTGCGACTTGTTGTAGACATTGAATATTTAAATGTTTTTGCTCGGCGTACTGTTTTGGCATCCACAATAGCCAAGGCACGTGAGTTTGCTCTTTCGGTGCAATCGAATAAGGCGTTCCGTGTAAATACAGACCATTCTCTCCTAACGATTCACCATGATCAGAAATATAGGTCATCACCACGTTATAACGATCAGACAGGTCTTTCAGTTCGGTAATCACTTGCGACAAAACAAAGTCGGTATAGACCAAAGTGTTGTCATAAACGTTCTTAATCTCTTGGTCGCTACAGTTTTCAATATCACTGCGATTGCACGCTGGTTGGAACGGGGCGTGTGCGGTTGGATAACGCTGAAAATAGGTTGGCCCGTGGCTACCGATGGTATGCAGCACTAACACTTTGTTTTGCTCATCCTGATTAATAAAGGTTTGCGCTTTTTTCAGCATCACCTCGTCAAAGCAGGTGCTGCCATTGCAATCACGGTCTTTTAGGGCGTTATTGATCGATTGATGCGGTAAGTTATCAGCCACCCCTTTTGAACCTCCATCGTTATCGATCCACAGCACTTTCACTCCGGCATGTTGCATGACATTCAGGACGTTATCTTGAGTCGCTGCACGTTCTTTATTGTAATCAGTGCGATTCATGTTGGAGAACATGCATGGCACGGAAAGCGCAGTGTAAGTGCCGCAAGAACTCACATGCTGAAATGAGATCAAGCCTTGCGACTGGGTATAGGGTTGGGTATTACGACCATAGCCATTGTCACTAAAGTTCATAGCGCGTGCGGTTTCACCGAGTACGATCACCATCAAGGTTGGTTTGCCATTGCTGGTGGCTGTTACTTTGGCATCTGTGCCCTGTGTCTCATAAGGCAGTGTTTTTGTGAAATAGAGCTTATCTAAGTAGCGAACACCACTGTAGATATGTCCCGGAATGATCATACGGTTGAGGTATTTATTGTTGCGACCCACCGAGGCATAGTTCTTGTACTGAGTAGCGGCAACAAGCGAAAGACCGCACGCAGCAATAACCACTAAACTTACTCGAGATAGCGCGGCGACTTTCCATGAGCGCTGCGGCTTAATTTTTACCAGCAGCAGTAATAGGGTTGGGATTAAGCCAAAACCAATGAGGTAAAGTGTTGAGGCCGCATTGGTATAGAACGAAATTTCTGAGCTGTTGGTCTCAAATACACTTTCCATCATGCTCATATCAAACAAAGTATGGAAATTGACCTCGGCATACAGCGCCGCCGCGGAGGAGATCAGCACCAAGGCCATAAAGGGCTTAAATACATAGCGCCAGGCCACGAATGAAAAAATAATCGTGAACGCACAAATCAAGAGTAGCGGTGCTGAGTAGAAAAACAGCGAATCTTGCACGTTTTGACTAAGGCCATAGAGAGTATGGAGAACGGGATAGTTCATGACCGTACCGAAATAGAGCGCGCACACGACAATCAAAGTCGGCATTGTCAGAGAAATACGAGGTAAATTCAGTTTCATATGTATTGAGAGCCTTACAACGAAGATGCTCACATGATGAGACGTAAAACTTAAGGTTTACTTAGGACAACGATGGAGAAAAAAATGTTTTAGAACAGAGGGCATTAGGGAAAGAGCGGACATTCAGCAACTTAAATAAAATTGTTTTGTTTATCAATAAGTAGTCTTAGTAGCAAAACATTGCTTATGCAAATTTTTCTTACTATACATAAAGTTGTTGTTTCACGTTGTTGTGTCATCTAGTTACTCAACAGGGTTGTGAAGGATTCTATGAAAATTAAAACCAAGCTTATTTTGGCCTGTTCTATCGTCACTATGCTGTTTGTGGCGATCAGCTGTATCTCTTTAGGCTATGTGATCTTAAATGAATCAGAAGCGGTTTTGAAAAAAGACGCAGAAGATAAACTGGTCGCCAGCCGCACGCAAATTGCCCATGAATTAAAACTCTATTTGCAGACTTTAGGATCTGAGGTGTCCACTATGGCACTTAGTCCTGCTGTAAAAAATGCGATGGAGCAGTTTGCTACCACGTTTAAGCAGCAATCAACGCCAACCGCAGATTACCCTGAACTACAGCGCTACTATCAAAACGATTTCACGAGCAATTATCAGAAACAGAATACGAACGCCTCTGGTGTGCGTGAAACCGCGTTACAGACTCTCGCGAGGTTAGGTAACGATACGCGCTATTTTCAGCAGCAGTTTATTGGCCTTAACCCCGCACCATTAGGGCAAAAGGATGAGTTAGTCACGCCTAAAGAAGATACCCCTTATGCTCGTGTTCACACTCAGTATCATCAGCTTATGCAACAGTATCTAAAGTCCTATGGGTTGTATGATATTTTTCTGGTCGATGCGAGTACTGGGAAAATTGTGTATACCGTGTATAAAGAGCTTGATTTTGCCACCTCGTTGAAAGATGGGCCTTATGCTTCAACGCCGCTTGCGACCGCTTACAAAAAAGCGCTCACTCTCACCAATAAAGACAGCTCATATATCACCGATTTTGATCACTATTTCCCATCGTATAACGCAGAAGCAGGATTTATAGCCTCTCCTATCGAAGATCCACAAGGGAATACCATTGGGGTGTTAGTGTTCCAAATCCCCGTCAATAAAATCAATGAGATCATGACGCACAATAAACTCTGGAAAGAGTCTGGTTTTGGTGAGTCTGGCGAAACGTATCTGGTGGGTAAAGATAAACTGATGCGCTCTGATGGCCGCTTTTTAATTGATGATAAGGCGGGCTATTTGCAAGCCATTAAGGATGCGGGAGTGAATCCAGCGACCATCGCTAACATAGATGCGCAAAACACCACCATGGGGTTACAGCCTGTCGATACCATCGGGGTGCAGCGTGCGCTGGCGGGGCAAGTCGGGTTTGATATTTTCCCTGATTATCGCGGCGTTTTAGTTTACTCCGCTTATCAACCGCTTGATATCGATGGCATTCACTGGGCGCTGCTCAGTGAGATTGATGAATCAGAAGCGATGAAGATGCTAGGTGTGATTCGCAGCCACATTACCACTGCTTTGATTGCATTGTTGGTGATGTCCAGCGTGATCAGCTGTTTAATCATCTGGTTTATTGCTAGCCGATTGGTCAAACCGATTGCGAAGATGCAAGAGACAGTGAACTCGCTCTCTTCTGGTGATGGTGACTTAACGATTCGTTTGCCTGTTTCCGGAAAAGATGAAATCGCGCAATTGGCGATGGGCATGAATGAATTTATTGGATTCTTGGATGATACCTTTTCAAAATTGTTGGGTTCTATTGTCCGGATGCAACCCATCTCTGAAGATGTGAAAGACATCAATACCTCGCTTAATAAGAATTCGATGGGCACTAAACATCAGTATGAGAGTGTGCAAAGTAAATTGGATTTTGTGATGGAGCACAGCAGTTCGGTTAATAGTACCCTGCAAAGCATCAAAGCCACGGCCTCTGAAGCGGTGGAAAAGGTGACCGCTGGCCGTTCAACAGTGCGGGCTACATCAACTGAAATGACGACGCTGAGCAATGAAATTAACGAAGCGAGCAGCGCGGTTGAAAAACTCAAGACTGACTCCAACGAAATTGTTCGAGTTGTTGAGGTCATTAACAGCATTGCCGAGCAAACCAACTTATTGGCACTCAATGCGGCTATTGAAGCGGCACGTGCCGGAGAAGCGGGGCGTGGCTTTGCTGTGGTGGCGGATGAAGTGCGTGCGTTGGCCAGCCGTACCCAAGCGTCGACCAATGAAGTGGCGGCGATTGTCGATGCCATCAGTGCGAGTACAGTACGTGTTGAGCGCGTAATGGATGATGGTTTACGTTCAACCCAAGCCTGTACCACACGGGTGCAAGAAACCCAGGTAAGTTGGGAAGAGATTGAACACGTTATGCTGGCGATTGATGAACATGTGACGTCGATTACCCACTCCATCGCAGAGCAGGTGGCTGAGCTCAATAGCCTGAGCCAAAACTTCCAAGTGATGGATGATAACTTCTCTGAAACGCAGAAATCGATTGAGATGTGTAACCGAGTGAGTGAAGACATCACTAAAATGGGACAACAGTTACGCTCGCTGACCGAGCAATTTGATGTGACCAACAGTGATCATTCCAACAAGAGACGTAATAAGTTCCGCGTTGAATAGATTTGTACCCAAGTCACTTAGCAATACCCATAAAAGCCACAGGCCGCATTTCGATGTGGCCTGTGGCTTTTATAGTTTTAGCTACCAAAGGATAACATAAAGTTCCTGCTGTTTAGCTTAAAGTGCTAATCGAGCGGTTTCAATCGCGGGCGTTTCAAGCTGGTTTGGCTGTGATGACACACTGCGGTTAACCAAGGCTAGTGGTAATTCTGTCTCTTGATTACTCACAAGTGACTTGCCAAGTAGAGTTTGCCAAACGTTAGTCGCATCGAACTGCTCGATATCGGTAATGTATTGCGCCTTATCGCCCAACATGCCGTAGACGGTGGGATCGGTATGAGTGAACAGACCAATGCAAGGCGTATTGACTGCATCGGCTAAATGGAGCGGTCCTGTGTCGCAGCTGATAAACCCATCGAGATGGTGTAGAAACCCTGCCAACTCTCTTAAATCGGCGCAGTGACAACTTAAGTGATTAGGCGTAAAGCCTTGCTTCATTCCAGGGCCAAGAATTTCAATCCACACGACCGGATAAGGGCTGGCTTGAGTCAACGTGTCTATAGAGTTTTGCCATTGCTTATCGCTTAACTGTTTAGCGCCGCGTGCCTCACGGAAATAGCCAATACATAAGGTTTGTTCATCGGCAATCGCAAGGCGTGCTGCTTTGCCTTCAGCCAGTTCGTGTTGGGTTAAACGCAGCTGGTGGCAAGTTTGCGCAAGGGCAAGTGGGGCAATTTGAGGTATCAGGGCTAAACAACGCAGCGCTGCGTGTTGATAAAACGAAGGATTATTCAACGGATGCGTGAGCGCGTTACGATACCGTTCATGATCAAAGCCGATTTTATTGCGCGCGTTCAAGGCGCTGCACATCAACGCATCTTGCGCCGAGCCACAAGGCATAAAGCACAGGTCAAATTGAGTCTTGCGCAGAGTAACGATTGTCTTGAGTAGCTTACCTAATGAGCTGAAACGGAAGTGGCTTACAACAAAGTGATCAATAGCGAGGCCTTCTAACAGCGACGCTTGCCAATTCGCACACCCTATTAAGGTGATTTCAGCCTGCGGATAAACTTGCTTAACTTGATTGATAAAGGGAATTAAAAACAGGGTATTACCAACGCGCGCATTGTTACGCACTATCACAATACGTTGTACCTGCTGATGGTTAACCAACGTTTCTTGGGTGGCGCTGATGCGATTGAACAGAGCTAAGGGCAGACTCAGCCAGCGCGACATCACTTTTTTGCGTTGCTTATCAAATTGGCGCAAACGATTTTTAAACCTCAGATGATTCTCTTTTGTAATCCACATCATCGACAACCTCAATCTTCTTCTAGTGATTCTGAGTTTGAGATTACAAAGCAA is a window of Vibrio porteresiae DSM 19223 DNA encoding:
- a CDS encoding CheR family methyltransferase: MEWAASDDTLSQADRLRVAQFVDQIAGIQLPESKKVLIETRLRKRQKALGYGSLKEYVDDVLTHRSSEFELTHFLDALTTNKTGFYREAEHFEFLVSYIVKHRMTQASPYRVWSAGCSSGEEPYTLAIELSELAGKLPHFTSEITATDISVSCLAVAKKAIYSHDKIEMMPMEKRRRHLLRAKNKTDPRIMIAPETASHVAFSEFNLKTGDYTAFKQQFSAIFCRNVMIYFSNTDRQTLTDRFAASLKEGGLLFIGHSESLMDQHNRFERLVPTIYRKRG
- a CDS encoding protein-glutamate methylesterase/protein-glutamine glutaminase, with product MIKVMIIDDSALVRQALQEVLSKDEQLEVIATAQDPYIAVEKMKKQVPDVIVLDIEMPKMDGVTFLTKLMSQHPIPVVICSSLVGNGSPMFIKALEAGAVDIIQKPQSGTKQFIHDSGLMICDTVKAAAQARLNKTRSISRPEKKNTADAVLAPGSDRKALAETTDKIILIGASTGGTEAIREVLERMPLGCPGIVIVQHMPEGFTKSFATRLDSLCQISVKEAENGDSVLNGRALIAPGNKHTLIKRNGARYYVEVRDGPLVSRHRPSVDVLFRSGAKYAGRNAVATLLTGMGDDGANGMVELKEAGAWTCAQDEATSVVYGMPKEAFVRGGTDKQLPLTKIADELLKATRLNLI
- a CDS encoding chemotaxis protein CheD; this translates as MKKRVILHAGDYFFGTARHEVATLLGSCVSVTLWHPQLKIGGMCHFALPENHFINPRFNPRFADDCYQLFQRSAAKHNTHLEEYQAKIFGGGNMYEKMPQARNILSSVERLPVGEKNVMSAVSFVTQANIPLLVAHVGEFGYRNIIFDIETGDVWVRFTPIHRQGDQSSLSGGF
- a CDS encoding sensor histidine kinase, which gives rise to MRRFISSLPYIGKRYQNSMASIQSNLVNSVSLIFGAILLVVFLSVDTGMDHWVEEQFDAAMVNRANYLKSQVTLEDGQLVMSFDKQVMPQYQKEKHPQFFQLWQEDNTLIRSENLKRFPDRNLIRSTLPVGKDRVFPITMPNGEEGRALISTFLPKNAPTGTKPLHLTVYESAHSLDVLWIVDILLVSSFLIAMALVRYITNLLILKGLAPLVKLNEELKQFSELKQSGAYVSHFVQPARPVKEIEPIRNELNAFIDANSQLVANEKRITSDIAHELKTPIAEILALSEIHLLYPDDERISKTYPDDILHIAQRMKAIVENLLLLQRASSPSLTLTQEPICLADLTNRVQLALQFKYPQLQQRLKVHYQAMERIVADSFVMETILTNLLDNALFYSPAESEVEVLWYQEGQRAFLRVTNPHHVKLTEDQLTNITQPLYQVDSSRTSNQRFGLGLSIVNNLCQQCHYTLSFAQQANHCFSVTVMLGKVANRPL
- a CDS encoding response regulator transcription factor, producing the protein MKILIIEDSEILRRSLVVGLNHLGFATDETGDGAIGLSMALQNSYDVIILDLMLPNLDGMELLQTLRSKNNTARVLILSAKNQTQDRVNGLLKGADDYLTKPFSFDELHARILTLMRRGGLENSDDSLSVGDFRLNLASRAFTYQNQPIELTPNEFKIVECLFSKPNRVVSLESISEAVVGHYDYLSKNAIEVHISAIRRKIRAVDGQLPIQNKRGFGYTISQ
- a CDS encoding phosphoethanolamine transferase, coding for MPTLIVVCALYFGTVMNYPVLHTLYGLSQNVQDSLFFYSAPLLLICAFTIIFSFVAWRYVFKPFMALVLISSAAALYAEVNFHTLFDMSMMESVFETNSSEISFYTNAASTLYLIGFGLIPTLLLLLVKIKPQRSWKVAALSRVSLVVIAACGLSLVAATQYKNYASVGRNNKYLNRMIIPGHIYSGVRYLDKLYFTKTLPYETQGTDAKVTATSNGKPTLMVIVLGETARAMNFSDNGYGRNTQPYTQSQGLISFQHVSSCGTYTALSVPCMFSNMNRTDYNKERAATQDNVLNVMQHAGVKVLWIDNDGGSKGVADNLPHQSINNALKDRDCNGSTCFDEVMLKKAQTFINQDEQNKVLVLHTIGSHGPTYFQRYPTAHAPFQPACNRSDIENCSDQEIKNVYDNTLVYTDFVLSQVITELKDLSDRYNVVMTYISDHGESLGENGLYLHGTPYSIAPKEQTHVPWLLWMPKQYAEQKHLNIQCLQQVAQKDSLSHDNLFHTLLGLYGISTTVDNEQLDITHNCKQLS
- a CDS encoding methyl-accepting chemotaxis protein, encoding MKIKTKLILACSIVTMLFVAISCISLGYVILNESEAVLKKDAEDKLVASRTQIAHELKLYLQTLGSEVSTMALSPAVKNAMEQFATTFKQQSTPTADYPELQRYYQNDFTSNYQKQNTNASGVRETALQTLARLGNDTRYFQQQFIGLNPAPLGQKDELVTPKEDTPYARVHTQYHQLMQQYLKSYGLYDIFLVDASTGKIVYTVYKELDFATSLKDGPYASTPLATAYKKALTLTNKDSSYITDFDHYFPSYNAEAGFIASPIEDPQGNTIGVLVFQIPVNKINEIMTHNKLWKESGFGESGETYLVGKDKLMRSDGRFLIDDKAGYLQAIKDAGVNPATIANIDAQNTTMGLQPVDTIGVQRALAGQVGFDIFPDYRGVLVYSAYQPLDIDGIHWALLSEIDESEAMKMLGVIRSHITTALIALLVMSSVISCLIIWFIASRLVKPIAKMQETVNSLSSGDGDLTIRLPVSGKDEIAQLAMGMNEFIGFLDDTFSKLLGSIVRMQPISEDVKDINTSLNKNSMGTKHQYESVQSKLDFVMEHSSSVNSTLQSIKATASEAVEKVTAGRSTVRATSTEMTTLSNEINEASSAVEKLKTDSNEIVRVVEVINSIAEQTNLLALNAAIEAARAGEAGRGFAVVADEVRALASRTQASTNEVAAIVDAISASTVRVERVMDDGLRSTQACTTRVQETQVSWEEIEHVMLAIDEHVTSITHSIAEQVAELNSLSQNFQVMDDNFSETQKSIEMCNRVSEDITKMGQQLRSLTEQFDVTNSDHSNKRRNKFRVE
- a CDS encoding glycosyltransferase family 9 protein, producing MMWITKENHLRFKNRLRQFDKQRKKVMSRWLSLPLALFNRISATQETLVNHQQVQRIVIVRNNARVGNTLFLIPFINQVKQVYPQAEITLIGCANWQASLLEGLAIDHFVVSHFRFSSLGKLLKTIVTLRKTQFDLCFMPCGSAQDALMCSALNARNKIGFDHERYRNALTHPLNNPSFYQHAALRCLALIPQIAPLALAQTCHQLRLTQHELAEGKAARLAIADEQTLCIGYFREARGAKQLSDKQWQNSIDTLTQASPYPVVWIEILGPGMKQGFTPNHLSCHCADLRELAGFLHHLDGFISCDTGPLHLADAVNTPCIGLFTHTDPTVYGMLGDKAQYITDIEQFDATNVWQTLLGKSLVSNQETELPLALVNRSVSSQPNQLETPAIETARLAL